The following coding sequences are from one Arthrobacter crystallopoietes window:
- a CDS encoding alpha/beta hydrolase: protein MTTAVWSRPEDERAGTELLVMIHGYGSSEERVLPLFEALPANVTGVALRGHFDVGANYGWFLLDAFLASDFADVVSSANKVFAWLDPVLASGKFTGASLLGFSQGMAMATTLIRLRPTAFRAAVGLSGFVLENELLTLTDDLDGTLPFFWGRDAADVVIHQDAVDYAADWLEAHTRLTARTYPGMGHNIGPDEIRDVGIFLKTYLG, encoded by the coding sequence ATGACGACTGCCGTATGGTCCCGCCCCGAGGACGAGCGCGCCGGGACCGAGCTGCTGGTGATGATCCACGGCTACGGGTCCTCCGAGGAGCGGGTGCTGCCGCTGTTCGAGGCGCTGCCGGCGAACGTGACCGGGGTGGCGCTGCGCGGCCATTTCGACGTCGGGGCCAACTATGGCTGGTTCCTGCTGGACGCGTTCCTCGCCTCGGACTTCGCCGACGTCGTCAGCTCGGCCAACAAGGTCTTCGCCTGGCTGGACCCGGTGCTTGCGTCCGGCAAGTTCACCGGGGCCAGCCTGCTGGGCTTCTCGCAGGGCATGGCCATGGCGACCACGCTGATCCGGCTGCGGCCCACGGCCTTTCGTGCCGCCGTCGGGCTTTCAGGTTTTGTGCTGGAGAACGAACTGCTGACCCTGACGGACGACCTGGACGGCACGCTGCCGTTCTTCTGGGGACGGGACGCCGCCGACGTGGTGATCCATCAGGATGCGGTGGACTACGCGGCGGACTGGCTGGAGGCCCACACCCGGCTCACGGCGCGCACCTATCCCGGGATGGGGCACAACATCGGGCCGGACGAGATCCGCGACGTCGGGATTTTCCTGAAGACCTACCTGGGCTAG
- a CDS encoding glycoside hydrolase family 15 protein produces MASPIEDYALISDLHTGALVSRAGSMDWLCFPRFDSDSTFGALLGTPEHGRWLLAPDGSHEQTGVPLGTGPAGETAGQGAGHAEVTGGAGKEIAPDTAASGADAKARDRDGSTEGQAAAGGTATAKVAGQVYDRDLNQDPELKPAGGGTTTEAAHYGGEVRGQAKDPRGEHALREESVHAEAGKPTGADEQAEAERKKRAGAPVVVERSYIDSSFVLRTHWKTDTGEATITEFMPVGDRRASLVRRVEGISGTVTISQEIVVRFGYGVVVPWVNRVRNADTDEESIVGIAGPDAVVLHGSNLPHPRNRRHLGQFEVKAGESVDFELCWFQSHREVPPMIDVDKALEETLKYWQDWCSRFPPQGEYHEMVKRSLLVLRALTHETTGGIVAAPTTSLPEHFGGERNWDYRYVWLRDAALTLESMMTHGYEKEALEWRNWLLRAVAGDPEDLQIMYGLAGERHLLERELDQFPGYANSKPVRIGNGAVGQYQADVIGEVMVVLEKLRNMGGTEDHFSWPLQKALLHYIEKHFDNKDHGIWEMRGKQRYFTHSRVMMWAAFDRGVRAVRDHGLDGEAEHWAELRDELREEIMEQGFNREINSFVQTYGSIEVDASLLVIPQVGFVKYDDDLMLGTVARLEQELVDEFGLILRYRTEAGMDGLEPGEHPFLACSFWLVEQYARSGRIEDARELMDQLVGYANELGLMAEEYDPVNKRMAGNYPQAFSHLALIRAADAINGHAQEAL; encoded by the coding sequence ATGGCATCTCCAATTGAGGACTACGCGCTCATATCGGATCTGCACACGGGGGCGCTGGTCTCCCGGGCCGGCAGCATGGACTGGCTGTGCTTCCCCCGCTTTGATTCAGACTCCACCTTCGGGGCACTGCTGGGCACGCCGGAACACGGCCGCTGGCTGCTGGCGCCGGATGGCAGCCACGAGCAAACCGGCGTGCCGTTGGGCACGGGGCCGGCAGGGGAAACGGCCGGTCAAGGTGCCGGGCACGCCGAGGTGACCGGAGGCGCCGGCAAGGAGATCGCCCCCGATACCGCCGCGAGCGGAGCCGACGCGAAAGCCCGGGACCGGGACGGATCCACTGAGGGCCAGGCCGCTGCTGGCGGCACAGCCACGGCAAAAGTCGCTGGCCAGGTCTATGACCGGGACCTGAACCAGGACCCGGAGCTGAAGCCGGCCGGAGGCGGCACCACCACGGAGGCCGCGCACTACGGCGGCGAGGTCCGCGGGCAAGCCAAAGACCCGCGCGGAGAGCATGCCCTGCGGGAAGAATCCGTCCATGCCGAGGCAGGCAAGCCCACCGGGGCAGACGAGCAAGCGGAAGCCGAACGCAAGAAGCGCGCCGGGGCCCCCGTCGTCGTCGAACGCAGTTACATAGACTCCAGCTTTGTGCTCCGCACGCATTGGAAGACGGATACCGGCGAAGCAACCATCACTGAATTCATGCCGGTGGGAGACCGCCGCGCTTCGCTGGTCCGCCGGGTGGAGGGTATCTCCGGCACCGTGACGATCAGCCAGGAGATTGTGGTGCGGTTCGGCTACGGCGTTGTGGTGCCATGGGTCAACCGGGTCAGGAATGCGGACACGGACGAGGAGTCCATTGTCGGCATCGCCGGCCCGGATGCCGTAGTGCTGCACGGATCCAACCTCCCGCATCCCCGGAATCGCCGGCATCTGGGCCAGTTCGAAGTCAAGGCAGGCGAATCGGTGGATTTCGAGCTGTGCTGGTTTCAATCGCACCGCGAGGTGCCGCCCATGATCGATGTGGACAAGGCGCTGGAGGAGACCCTGAAGTACTGGCAGGACTGGTGTTCGCGCTTCCCGCCGCAGGGCGAATACCACGAGATGGTCAAGCGCTCGCTGCTGGTCCTGCGCGCGCTGACGCATGAGACGACCGGCGGGATCGTGGCCGCTCCCACGACGTCGCTGCCCGAGCATTTCGGCGGGGAACGCAACTGGGACTACCGGTACGTCTGGCTGCGGGATGCCGCCCTGACGCTGGAATCCATGATGACTCACGGCTATGAAAAAGAGGCGCTGGAATGGCGCAACTGGCTGCTGCGTGCCGTCGCCGGCGACCCGGAGGACCTACAGATCATGTACGGCCTGGCCGGTGAGCGCCATCTGCTCGAGCGGGAGCTGGACCAGTTCCCCGGCTACGCGAACTCGAAGCCGGTGCGGATCGGCAACGGCGCCGTCGGGCAGTACCAGGCGGACGTGATCGGCGAGGTCATGGTGGTGCTCGAGAAACTGCGCAATATGGGCGGTACGGAGGACCACTTCTCCTGGCCCCTGCAGAAGGCGCTGCTGCACTACATCGAGAAGCACTTCGACAACAAGGACCACGGCATTTGGGAGATGCGCGGCAAGCAAAGGTATTTCACCCACTCGCGCGTAATGATGTGGGCTGCCTTCGACCGCGGCGTGCGCGCCGTGCGCGACCACGGGCTGGACGGCGAGGCGGAGCACTGGGCGGAGCTGCGTGACGAACTCCGTGAGGAGATTATGGAGCAGGGGTTCAACAGGGAGATCAACTCCTTCGTCCAGACCTACGGCAGCATCGAGGTGGACGCCTCCCTGCTGGTGATCCCCCAGGTGGGCTTCGTAAAGTACGACGACGACCTGATGCTGGGTACTGTGGCGCGCCTCGAGCAGGAGCTCGTTGATGAGTTCGGCTTGATCCTGCGCTACCGGACGGAAGCCGGCATGGATGGCCTGGAGCCGGGCGAGCACCCATTCCTGGCCTGTTCCTTCTGGCTGGTGGAGCAGTACGCCCGGTCCGGCCGGATCGAAGACGCCCGCGAGCTGATGGACCAGCTGGTGGGCTACGCCAACGAGCTCGGGCTGATGGCCGAAGAATATGACCCGGTGAACAAGCGCATGGCGGGCAACTATCCGCAGGCCTTCTCGCACCTGGCCCTCATCCGGGCCGCTGACGCCATCAACGGCCACGCGCAGGAGGCTCTGTAG
- a CDS encoding DeoR/GlpR family DNA-binding transcription regulator, translated as MFAAERHRKIGELVAAKNRATVGELADRFDITKETVRRDLATLEQQGVLRRVHGGAVAAGRASTSEQSLGSRQLQRHEEKQRIVRKALELIPAGPASLVIDAGTTTEQLAELLASESNGRHEDLLVITHAVPIAFRISTGSKLQLEMIGGRVRGLTSAGIGARTLEQFAALRPDIAFIGANGIDAGFGLSTPDALEAAVKTAIVRCARRVVALVDSSKLEEETLVRFAGLEEIDTLITDTAPPAALAEALEAADVEVVVA; from the coding sequence ATGTTTGCCGCCGAACGCCACCGCAAGATCGGTGAGCTTGTGGCCGCCAAAAACCGGGCCACCGTGGGCGAACTGGCCGACCGCTTCGACATCACCAAGGAAACCGTCCGGCGCGATCTTGCCACCCTCGAACAGCAGGGCGTGCTGCGCCGGGTCCACGGCGGCGCCGTCGCAGCCGGCCGCGCCAGCACCAGCGAACAGAGCCTGGGCAGCCGCCAGCTCCAGCGGCACGAGGAGAAGCAGCGGATTGTGCGCAAGGCACTCGAACTCATCCCCGCCGGCCCGGCCTCGCTGGTGATCGACGCCGGCACCACCACGGAGCAGCTGGCCGAGCTGCTGGCCTCCGAATCCAACGGCCGGCACGAAGACCTGCTGGTCATCACGCACGCGGTCCCCATCGCCTTCCGGATCTCCACCGGCTCGAAGCTGCAGCTGGAAATGATCGGCGGGCGGGTCCGCGGCCTGACCAGCGCCGGCATCGGCGCACGCACGCTGGAACAGTTCGCCGCCCTACGCCCAGACATCGCGTTCATCGGAGCCAACGGTATCGACGCCGGCTTCGGACTGAGCACCCCGGACGCGCTGGAAGCCGCCGTGAAAACGGCAATAGTCCGCTGTGCCCGCCGCGTTGTCGCGCTGGTGGATTCGTCCAAACTCGAGGAGGAAACCTTGGTCCGCTTCGCCGGCCTTGAAGAGATCGACACCCTGATTACCGACACCGCACCGCCGGCCGCGCTGGCCGAGGCGCTGGAGGCCGCGGATGTCGAGGTGGTGGTGGCATGA
- a CDS encoding DUF445 domain-containing protein → MSTQLMYDDGRSVIGDAERAAGLTKMKRLATGMLVLMAVIFIVAFALQEQYPWLQYVRAAAEGGMVGALADWFAVTALFKHPMGLKIPHTAIIPRKKDQIGASLGSFVEENFLSEEVVKTKIASLGVSAKTGAWLARPENADRVAREGATAIRAAMLVLNDEDVQDVIESMARRHLLDPEWGPPLGKLAKRLLDDGHHLKLVDLLLDRAADWVLDNQETVARLVADRSPTWVPSFVDSLMGDKVHLELYKFIAAVQADPEHQVRQQLDVYLQSLAQDLQTDPDMIARVENLKKNALGDPEVRQLAVRTWDTLKRALLEAVEDPQSELSRKFTTAVRDFGNRLATDKELAAKVDGWIEEAAGYLVRTYRTQIASVITETVERWDAEETSRKIELQVGRDLQFIRINGTVVGSLAGLVIFAIAHAIFG, encoded by the coding sequence ATGAGCACACAGCTGATGTACGACGACGGCCGCAGCGTTATCGGGGATGCCGAACGCGCCGCCGGGCTCACGAAAATGAAACGCCTGGCCACCGGGATGCTGGTGCTCATGGCGGTGATTTTCATCGTGGCGTTCGCCCTGCAGGAGCAGTATCCCTGGCTGCAGTACGTCCGTGCCGCTGCCGAAGGCGGCATGGTGGGCGCACTCGCGGACTGGTTCGCGGTCACGGCGCTGTTCAAGCACCCGATGGGCCTGAAAATCCCGCATACGGCGATCATCCCGCGCAAGAAGGACCAGATCGGCGCCAGCCTGGGCTCCTTTGTGGAGGAGAACTTCCTCTCCGAGGAGGTGGTCAAAACCAAGATCGCCTCGCTGGGCGTCTCCGCGAAAACCGGCGCCTGGCTGGCGCGGCCCGAAAATGCGGACCGGGTGGCCCGGGAAGGTGCGACCGCCATCCGCGCCGCCATGCTGGTCCTCAACGACGAGGACGTCCAGGACGTCATCGAGTCGATGGCGCGGCGGCACCTGCTGGATCCGGAATGGGGCCCTCCGCTGGGCAAGCTGGCCAAACGGCTGCTCGACGACGGCCACCACCTCAAACTGGTGGACCTGCTGCTGGACCGCGCGGCGGACTGGGTGTTGGACAACCAGGAAACGGTGGCCCGGCTGGTGGCGGACCGCTCCCCCACCTGGGTTCCCTCCTTTGTGGACTCGCTGATGGGCGACAAAGTCCACCTCGAGCTGTACAAGTTCATTGCGGCCGTGCAGGCGGACCCGGAGCACCAGGTCCGGCAGCAGCTGGACGTCTACCTCCAGTCGCTGGCCCAGGATCTGCAGACCGATCCGGACATGATCGCCCGGGTGGAGAACCTCAAGAAGAACGCGCTGGGCGATCCGGAGGTACGCCAGCTGGCAGTCCGGACATGGGACACCCTCAAGCGCGCCCTGCTGGAGGCCGTCGAGGATCCGCAGAGCGAGCTCAGCCGCAAGTTCACCACAGCCGTCCGCGACTTCGGCAACCGGCTGGCCACGGACAAGGAACTCGCCGCCAAGGTGGACGGCTGGATCGAGGAGGCCGCTGGCTACCTGGTCCGGACCTACCGGACCCAGATCGCGTCCGTCATCACCGAAACGGTGGAGCGGTGGGATGCCGAGGAAACCTCCCGCAAGATCGAACTGCAGGTCGGCAGGGACCTGCAGTTCATCCGGATCAACGGCACGGTAGTCGGTTCCCTGGCCGGCCTGGTGATCTTCGCCATCGCCCACGCCATCTTCGGTTAG
- a CDS encoding AzlC family ABC transporter permease — protein MKFLQSPAVKVGLSIAIATGLYGISFGALSVASGLDFWQTMALSFLLFSGGSQFAFIGVISGGGTGIAAMSASALLGIRNGIYGMQMNALLSPRHWRKLLAAQVTIDESTATASGQTDPGEQRRGFWTAGVGIFLLWNLFTAVGALAGNALGDPKQWGLDGAAVAAFLALLWPRLKGKEPAAIAVVCGLATLLAVPFLPSGVPILVAAGVAGVIGWFAHNRVPAGMAPDIEPYDEPYSEHDCHHMVLPEDATASRGRGKNGPDQRRPE, from the coding sequence GTGAAGTTTTTGCAGTCCCCCGCGGTGAAGGTGGGGCTTTCCATCGCCATCGCCACCGGGCTCTACGGGATCTCGTTCGGCGCCCTGTCCGTGGCGTCAGGCCTGGATTTCTGGCAGACCATGGCCCTGAGTTTCCTGCTCTTCAGCGGCGGCTCGCAGTTCGCCTTCATCGGCGTCATCAGCGGCGGCGGCACCGGCATTGCGGCCATGAGTGCCTCGGCCCTGCTCGGCATCCGCAACGGGATCTACGGCATGCAGATGAACGCCCTGCTGTCGCCGCGGCACTGGCGGAAACTGCTGGCCGCCCAGGTCACCATCGACGAATCCACCGCCACTGCCTCTGGGCAGACCGACCCGGGCGAGCAGCGCCGCGGCTTCTGGACCGCCGGGGTGGGCATCTTCCTCCTGTGGAACCTCTTCACCGCCGTGGGCGCGCTCGCCGGCAACGCCTTGGGCGATCCGAAGCAGTGGGGACTGGACGGGGCGGCCGTGGCGGCGTTCCTGGCACTGCTGTGGCCCCGGCTCAAGGGGAAGGAACCGGCCGCGATCGCCGTCGTCTGCGGTTTGGCCACGCTGCTGGCCGTCCCCTTCCTGCCCAGCGGCGTGCCCATTCTGGTGGCCGCAGGCGTCGCCGGGGTCATCGGCTGGTTCGCGCACAACCGCGTTCCCGCCGGCATGGCCCCGGACATCGAACCCTACGACGAGCCGTACTCCGAGCACGACTGCCACCACATGGTGCTGCCAGAAGACGCTACGGCCAGCCGCGGCCGGGGCAAGAACGGCCCGGACCAAAGGAGGCCCGAATGA
- a CDS encoding DUF1876 domain-containing protein, producing MEEKRWSVEIVIDEYEGKTRAEAKLKADGGGDHRGIGLARLNPIDSDVPKIGDELAAARALSDLAHQLIEATASDIENSTKERAHLKG from the coding sequence ATGGAGGAAAAACGCTGGTCGGTGGAGATCGTCATCGACGAGTACGAAGGGAAAACGCGGGCCGAAGCCAAGTTGAAGGCGGACGGCGGAGGAGATCACCGGGGCATCGGGTTGGCCCGGCTCAATCCAATCGACTCCGACGTCCCCAAGATCGGCGATGAGCTGGCCGCTGCACGGGCCCTGTCGGACCTGGCGCATCAGCTGATCGAAGCCACGGCGTCGGATATCGAAAACTCGACCAAGGAGCGGGCGCACCTCAAGGGCTGA
- a CDS encoding AzlD domain-containing protein: MSLWFWILVACVVSYATKLVGYLVPAKWMKNERMSRVAATLTIGLLASLTVVNAFSSGQQLTFDARVGALLAAAVALALRAPFLVVVIAGAAAAALLRLAGWG, encoded by the coding sequence ATGAGCCTGTGGTTCTGGATTCTCGTCGCGTGTGTGGTCAGCTACGCCACCAAGCTCGTGGGCTATCTGGTGCCGGCGAAATGGATGAAGAACGAACGGATGTCCCGCGTTGCCGCCACGCTGACCATCGGCCTGCTGGCCTCGCTGACGGTGGTCAACGCCTTCTCCTCCGGCCAGCAGCTGACCTTCGATGCGCGCGTGGGCGCACTGCTGGCGGCCGCGGTTGCCCTGGCGCTGCGCGCGCCGTTCCTCGTCGTCGTCATCGCCGGCGCCGCTGCGGCGGCCCTGCTCCGCCTCGCCGGCTGGGGTTAG
- a CDS encoding glycerophosphodiester phosphodiesterase family protein — MKHKIFAHRGSSEQYAENTRAAYLQAIADGADGLECDIHLTADLKLICFHDFDLDRTSTGTGHVADHTLEELLRLDFSSWRGVTIPPEYGGVADQLLTLDALIDLMREAGRPLDLAIELKHPSPFGQTLEDELLKYLMAEGWDPETSTLGNLKLSFMSFHPDAVKHLEDHVPTDHLCQLLDNIEAEEIKSSLFMGSLTVGAVVALLRRALSEGEALIEQRAVGMAGPGIDYIRSHRPLIERWLAAGLRFRVWTVNDPDDVRLCHELGIHEITTNRPVQVRQQLEQLAAGS; from the coding sequence ATGAAGCACAAGATCTTCGCCCATCGCGGTTCCAGCGAACAGTACGCGGAAAACACAAGGGCCGCCTACCTGCAGGCGATTGCCGACGGCGCCGATGGGCTTGAGTGCGACATCCACCTGACGGCGGACCTGAAACTGATCTGCTTCCACGACTTTGACCTGGACCGCACGTCCACCGGAACCGGCCACGTTGCCGACCATACGCTGGAAGAGCTGCTGCGGCTGGACTTCTCGTCCTGGCGCGGCGTGACGATTCCACCCGAGTACGGCGGGGTGGCCGACCAGTTGCTCACGCTGGACGCGCTGATCGACCTCATGCGCGAGGCCGGCCGTCCGCTCGACCTGGCGATCGAGCTCAAGCATCCCAGCCCGTTCGGCCAGACCCTCGAGGATGAACTGCTGAAGTACCTGATGGCGGAGGGATGGGACCCGGAGACGTCGACGCTTGGCAACCTCAAGCTCTCGTTCATGAGCTTCCACCCCGACGCGGTCAAACACCTGGAAGACCATGTGCCCACGGACCATCTGTGCCAGCTGCTGGACAACATCGAGGCCGAAGAGATCAAGAGTTCGCTCTTCATGGGTTCCCTGACGGTGGGCGCCGTGGTGGCACTGTTGCGCAGGGCACTGTCCGAAGGCGAGGCGCTGATCGAACAGCGGGCCGTGGGGATGGCCGGGCCGGGCATTGACTACATCAGGTCGCACCGTCCGCTGATCGAGCGCTGGCTCGCGGCGGGTCTGCGCTTCAGGGTCTGGACCGTCAATGATCCGGACGACGTCAGGCTTTGCCACGAGCTGGGGATCCACGAAATCACTACCAACCGGCCCGTGCAGGTGCGGCAACAGCTGGAACAGTTGGCGGCCGGTTCCTGA
- a CDS encoding DUF6458 family protein, with amino-acid sequence MRIGSSIALIAIGAILAFAVADVVDFIDLTLVGWILMGVGALGLIISVVMAGTSRRRVTESRQLHDPHTGETVRRDDTRDNGL; translated from the coding sequence ATGAGAATTGGATCTTCAATTGCCCTGATCGCCATCGGCGCCATCCTCGCGTTCGCGGTGGCCGACGTCGTCGACTTTATCGACCTGACCCTGGTCGGCTGGATCCTGATGGGCGTGGGTGCGCTGGGCCTGATCATCTCGGTAGTCATGGCCGGCACCAGCAGGCGCCGCGTGACCGAGAGCCGCCAGCTGCACGACCCGCACACCGGGGAGACCGTCCGCCGCGACGACACGCGGGACAACGGCCTCTAG
- a CDS encoding PTS fructose transporter subunit IIABC — MSHLITEELVTLDKNLGATSQDVIRQLTQVVLASGRASGFDGLYADAVAREQKTATGVPGGIAIPHCRSSAVLEPTLAMARLAPAVDFGAKDGPADLVFFIAAPEGADKEHLKLLSKLARSLIKKDFTASLRAAESPADIVALVNGALFPDETAPAAAGAPAGAGTAPATAAGSAAGASGVAAGTATVTEQHGRHAAAAAADPNRPKSLVAVTACPTGIAHTYMAADSLVAAGKEAGIEVQVETQGSAGATPLDPAVIDKADAVIFAVDVDVREKERFAGKPVIQSPVKRAIDEPDVMLREALAAADDPNARRVSGTADVASHQTGQAGESIGAKLKRALLTGVSYMIPFVAGGGLLIALGFLLGGYAITDVADTVVLENNFGNLPDGGLLTYLGAVAFKIGALSMAFLVPALAGYIAYAIADRPGIAPGFTAGAVAGFMGAGFLGGLVGGLLAGWIAHLIGQWSVPRWLRGLMPVVIIPLLASIVASGLMFLVLGGPIAGLTTALNGWLSGLTGVSAAALGIILGLMMCFDLGGPVNKVAYAFAVAGLGAGSADNQAPWMIMATVMAAGMVPPLAMALATVLDRKRFSLAERENGKAAWLLGAAFISEGAIPFAAADPLRVIPASMLGGAVTGALTMATGVTSQAPHGGIFVFFAMGNVVMFVVAVVVGAIVSALAVLALKRYATKKTAPAETVAA, encoded by the coding sequence ATGTCCCACCTCATCACCGAAGAACTTGTCACCCTGGATAAGAATCTCGGCGCCACCAGCCAGGATGTGATCCGGCAATTGACCCAAGTGGTGCTCGCCAGCGGGCGCGCCAGCGGATTCGACGGCCTCTATGCCGACGCCGTCGCCCGCGAGCAGAAGACCGCCACCGGCGTGCCCGGCGGCATCGCCATCCCGCACTGCCGCTCCTCCGCGGTGCTCGAACCCACGCTCGCGATGGCGCGGCTGGCTCCCGCCGTGGACTTCGGCGCGAAGGACGGCCCGGCCGACCTGGTCTTTTTCATCGCCGCGCCCGAGGGAGCCGACAAGGAACACCTGAAGCTGCTCTCCAAGCTCGCCCGCTCCCTGATCAAGAAGGACTTCACCGCCAGCCTGCGGGCCGCGGAGTCGCCCGCGGACATCGTGGCGCTGGTCAACGGCGCGCTCTTCCCGGACGAAACCGCCCCTGCTGCCGCGGGCGCTCCGGCCGGGGCAGGCACTGCTCCTGCCACCGCTGCGGGTTCTGCTGCAGGTGCCTCCGGAGTGGCCGCCGGCACCGCCACCGTGACCGAGCAGCACGGCCGGCACGCCGCTGCTGCCGCGGCCGATCCCAACCGCCCCAAGTCCCTGGTTGCCGTGACGGCCTGCCCCACCGGCATCGCCCACACCTACATGGCGGCCGATTCCCTGGTCGCCGCGGGCAAGGAAGCCGGCATCGAGGTGCAGGTCGAGACCCAGGGCTCGGCCGGCGCGACCCCGCTGGATCCTGCCGTCATCGACAAGGCCGACGCCGTGATTTTCGCCGTCGACGTCGACGTGCGCGAGAAGGAGCGCTTCGCGGGCAAGCCGGTCATCCAGTCCCCAGTCAAGCGGGCCATCGACGAACCCGACGTGATGCTGCGCGAGGCACTCGCTGCCGCGGACGACCCGAACGCCCGGCGCGTCAGCGGCACCGCCGACGTGGCCTCGCACCAGACCGGCCAGGCGGGCGAAAGCATCGGCGCCAAGCTCAAGCGCGCCCTGCTGACCGGCGTCAGCTACATGATCCCGTTTGTCGCCGGCGGCGGCCTGCTGATAGCGCTGGGCTTCCTGCTCGGCGGCTACGCGATCACCGATGTGGCGGACACCGTGGTGCTGGAGAACAACTTCGGCAACCTGCCCGACGGCGGACTGCTCACCTACCTGGGCGCCGTCGCCTTCAAGATCGGCGCGCTCTCCATGGCGTTCCTGGTCCCCGCGCTGGCCGGCTACATTGCCTACGCCATTGCGGACCGGCCGGGCATCGCTCCGGGCTTCACCGCCGGCGCGGTTGCCGGCTTCATGGGCGCCGGCTTCCTGGGCGGCCTGGTCGGCGGCCTGCTGGCCGGGTGGATCGCGCACCTGATCGGGCAATGGTCCGTCCCCCGCTGGCTGCGCGGCCTGATGCCGGTGGTGATCATCCCGCTGCTGGCCTCCATTGTGGCCTCGGGCCTGATGTTCCTGGTGCTCGGTGGCCCGATCGCCGGTCTCACCACCGCGCTGAACGGCTGGCTCTCCGGCCTGACCGGTGTTTCCGCGGCGGCCCTGGGCATCATCCTGGGCCTGATGATGTGCTTCGACCTCGGCGGACCGGTCAACAAGGTGGCCTACGCCTTCGCCGTCGCCGGTCTCGGTGCTGGCAGCGCCGACAACCAGGCCCCGTGGATGATCATGGCCACCGTGATGGCGGCCGGCATGGTGCCGCCGCTGGCGATGGCCCTGGCCACGGTGCTGGACCGCAAGCGCTTCTCGCTGGCCGAACGTGAAAACGGCAAGGCCGCCTGGCTGCTGGGCGCGGCATTCATCTCCGAGGGCGCCATTCCGTTCGCCGCGGCCGATCCGCTGCGTGTCATCCCCGCCAGCATGCTCGGCGGCGCGGTGACCGGCGCCCTGACCATGGCCACCGGTGTGACCTCGCAGGCGCCGCACGGAGGCATCTTCGTCTTCTTTGCGATGGGCAATGTGGTTATGTTTGTGGTAGCCGTGGTGGTGGGAGCTATCGTCTCGGCCCTGGCCGTCCTGGCCCTGAAACGCTACGCAACGAAGAAGACCGCTCCGGCGGAAACTGTCGCGGCCTAG
- a CDS encoding 1-phosphofructokinase family hexose kinase has protein sequence MIITLTANPSLDRTVELPGSLIRGGVQRAVAASQQAAGKGVNVSRALAASGVANLAILPGDPEDPVITGLRQDGLAYVGLPIGQALRSNITLTEPDGTTTKINEPGPHLDRSRQEELAAAVLAKCDGAAWLVLAGSLPPGVPADFYARLTVRVREELGSAAPRIAVDSSGEPLRQAFAAGPAAVPDLVKPNAEELAELAGVHSEAALEADPELTAQTAALLLDKGAEAVLATLGSKGAVLVTREGAWYATHPPVSARSTVGAGDSSLAGYLLAHSSGAAAADCLRQAVAHGAAAAALPGTTLPALSQTTPDAVVVSSLSVPAP, from the coding sequence ATGATCATCACCCTCACGGCCAACCCCAGCCTGGACCGCACGGTAGAGCTGCCCGGCTCCCTGATCCGCGGCGGCGTGCAGCGCGCGGTGGCCGCCTCGCAGCAGGCGGCCGGCAAGGGCGTCAATGTGTCCCGCGCCCTGGCCGCTTCCGGCGTCGCCAATCTGGCCATCCTCCCCGGCGACCCCGAGGATCCCGTGATCACCGGGTTGCGGCAGGACGGCCTCGCCTACGTGGGGCTGCCCATCGGCCAGGCCCTGCGCAGCAACATCACGCTGACCGAGCCGGACGGCACCACCACCAAGATCAACGAACCCGGCCCGCACCTGGACAGGAGCCGGCAGGAAGAGCTCGCGGCGGCTGTGCTGGCAAAGTGCGACGGCGCCGCCTGGCTCGTGCTCGCCGGTTCCCTGCCGCCGGGCGTACCAGCCGATTTCTACGCCCGGCTCACCGTCCGCGTCCGCGAAGAACTCGGCTCGGCCGCGCCGCGGATCGCGGTGGATTCGTCCGGCGAACCGCTGCGCCAGGCCTTCGCCGCCGGCCCGGCCGCCGTGCCGGATCTGGTCAAGCCCAACGCGGAGGAGCTGGCCGAACTGGCCGGCGTCCACAGCGAGGCTGCGCTGGAGGCAGACCCGGAACTCACCGCACAGACCGCCGCGCTCCTGCTGGACAAGGGCGCCGAGGCGGTGCTCGCCACGTTGGGTTCCAAGGGCGCCGTCCTCGTCACCCGGGAGGGCGCCTGGTACGCCACGCATCCGCCGGTCAGCGCGCGCAGCACCGTGGGCGCCGGGGATTCCTCCCTGGCCGGCTACCTGCTGGCGCACAGTTCGGGCGCGGCCGCCGCGGACTGCCTCCGCCAGGCGGTAGCCCACGGTGCCGCTGCGGCAGCACTGCCCGGCACCACCCTGCCCGCCCTTTCGCAGACGACGCCGGACGCCGTCGTCGTTAGTTCGCTTTCCGTTCCCGCACCGTGA